One stretch of Saccharomonospora xinjiangensis XJ-54 DNA includes these proteins:
- a CDS encoding NADH-quinone oxidoreductase subunit N: protein MLEDLTNLLPELLLAGAAVLGLLLGSYLPRRKQWMVRLLVALTCAAGLAATVARWTQQATTTFENAYAIDVATNTVRTVVLLSVLLVLGLATSETRDQPRETEFVVLLSLGALGAVLLAGANDLLLLAAAYLLASVPLYALTAFAKDSPGTEAALKYYLMGALLGVLMLFGLTTLFGVAHATIYPRLATTLPSAPPAAVAFGAALLLAGPLFKAGGVPVHFWVPDAAQGARPAVAAVITTIPKIGAVVAVYRFATTGLAPTTLDWRLLVAILAALTMTLGNLAAFFQDNVRRLLAYSTISQVGYLLMAVAAAGLSALALPSLLLYLTAYAVTNLGAFAVTAAFPGTDTLAGYRGLLHRNRGAALSLVVCLLGLVGTPPTGVFTGKLTVFTAALDAGLTWLVVIAVLNTVASLFYYLRWITPAVSTEPGIGEPVSRWPLFTAAVAAALAVGIGPLAGILVTVFEGDLAAR, encoded by the coding sequence ATGCTCGAAGACCTGACCAACCTGCTCCCCGAACTCCTTCTCGCGGGCGCAGCCGTGCTCGGCCTGCTGCTCGGTTCCTACCTCCCACGGCGCAAGCAGTGGATGGTGCGCCTGCTCGTCGCCCTGACCTGTGCGGCAGGACTCGCCGCCACCGTCGCCCGCTGGACACAACAAGCCACGACCACGTTCGAGAACGCCTACGCCATCGACGTGGCCACCAATACCGTCCGAACCGTCGTACTACTGTCCGTACTGCTCGTCCTCGGTCTCGCCACCTCGGAAACACGCGATCAGCCACGAGAAACCGAGTTCGTCGTCCTGCTGTCCCTCGGCGCGCTCGGCGCCGTGCTGCTCGCGGGAGCCAACGACCTACTTCTCCTTGCCGCCGCCTACCTGCTGGCCAGCGTCCCCCTCTACGCCCTGACCGCATTCGCCAAGGACTCCCCCGGTACCGAGGCCGCACTGAAGTACTACCTGATGGGCGCGCTGCTGGGCGTACTGATGCTGTTCGGCCTGACGACCCTGTTCGGCGTGGCCCACGCCACCATCTACCCCCGACTGGCCACAACCCTGCCCTCCGCACCACCCGCAGCCGTTGCGTTCGGCGCCGCCCTGCTTCTCGCCGGTCCCCTGTTCAAAGCAGGTGGTGTCCCCGTGCACTTCTGGGTACCCGACGCAGCCCAAGGCGCACGCCCCGCAGTCGCCGCCGTCATCACCACCATCCCCAAGATCGGCGCCGTTGTGGCCGTTTACCGGTTCGCCACCACCGGTCTCGCACCGACCACACTGGACTGGCGGCTGCTGGTCGCGATCCTCGCCGCGCTGACCATGACGCTGGGCAACCTCGCCGCCTTCTTTCAGGACAACGTCCGGCGGTTACTGGCCTACTCCACGATCAGCCAGGTCGGCTATCTGCTCATGGCTGTCGCCGCGGCGGGACTCTCCGCACTGGCTCTGCCGAGCCTGCTGCTCTACCTCACCGCGTACGCTGTCACCAATCTCGGCGCGTTCGCCGTCACCGCCGCCTTCCCCGGAACAGACACCCTCGCCGGCTACCGAGGACTGCTGCACCGCAACCGTGGGGCAGCGCTCAGCCTCGTCGTCTGTCTGCTCGGTCTCGTCGGCACGCCACCCACCGGCGTGTTCACCGGAAAACTCACCGTGTTCACCGCAGCCCTCGACGCGGGTCTCACCTGGCTCGTCGTCATCGCCGTCCTCAACACGGTTGCCAGCCTCTTCTACTACCTGCGCTGGATCACACCCGCAGTCAGTACCGAACCGGGAATCGGCGAACCGGTGAGCCGATGGCCACTGTTCACCGCCGCTGTCGCCGCAGCGCTCGCTGTCGGAATCGGGCCACTCGCCGGGATCCTTGTGACCGTGTTCGAAGGGGACCTGGCTGCCCGCTGA
- a CDS encoding YwaF family protein — translation MDTTAAQHQFTAYGLSHWAVLAVFAVGAALLVLTGRAHRHSPSERLISRTFGVVLLAIHLSALGYTMSSRDWGLLDTIPLHLSDLAGFVAAFALLTHTRWAYALTYYWCLTLSPQALFSPVLAGPDFPHHEFLAFWALHLLVVWAAIYLTWGVGLHPTWRDYRTAVAITACWAVFAIAFNSATGTNYGYLNRKPTTGSILDALGPWPWYVVAEVAIILAVWAALTWPWTLTARRGEDVGEKPN, via the coding sequence ATGGACACGACGGCAGCACAACACCAGTTCACCGCCTACGGCCTCTCCCACTGGGCGGTCCTCGCCGTGTTCGCCGTCGGTGCCGCCCTGCTCGTCCTCACCGGCCGCGCACACCGGCACTCCCCCTCCGAACGGCTGATCAGCCGCACCTTCGGCGTCGTGCTGCTCGCCATCCACCTCAGCGCACTCGGCTACACGATGTCGTCACGCGACTGGGGTCTGCTCGACACCATCCCCCTGCACCTGTCCGACCTCGCTGGATTCGTCGCCGCGTTCGCGCTGCTCACCCACACCCGCTGGGCCTACGCGCTCACCTACTACTGGTGCCTGACCCTCTCCCCGCAGGCACTGTTCTCCCCCGTCCTCGCAGGCCCCGACTTCCCCCACCACGAGTTCCTGGCGTTCTGGGCCCTGCACCTGCTCGTCGTGTGGGCCGCGATCTACCTCACCTGGGGCGTGGGGCTGCACCCCACCTGGCGTGACTACCGCACCGCCGTCGCCATCACCGCCTGCTGGGCTGTGTTCGCCATCGCCTTCAACAGCGCAACGGGCACCAACTACGGCTACCTCAACCGCAAACCCACCACCGGCTCGATCCTTGATGCCCTCGGCCCCTGGCCCTGGTACGTCGTCGCGGAAGTCGCGATCATCCTCGCCGTCTGGGCAGCGCTCACCTGGCCGTGGACCCTCACCGCCCGGCGCGGCGAGGACGTCGGCGAGAAACCCAACTGA
- a CDS encoding malate dehydrogenase: protein MTQAPVNVTVTGAAGQIGYALLFRIASGQLLGQDKPVRLRLLEIPQAVKAAEGTALELEDGAFPLLAGIDIFDDAKQAFEGTNVALLVGARPRTKGMERGDLLEANGGIFKPQGEAINAGAADDVKVLVVGNPANTNALIAKAHAPDVPAERFTAMTRLDHNRAIAQLAKKLGVPVTEVKKMTIWGNHSATQYPDIFNAEVNGTSAAEAVGDQAWLENEFIPRVAKRGAEIIEARGASSAASAANAAIDHIYNWVNGTPEGDWVSMGVPSDGSYGVPEGLISSFPVVCRDGSYEIVQGLEINDFSRAKIDASVAELSEERDAVRKLGLV, encoded by the coding sequence ATGACGCAGGCCCCTGTCAACGTCACCGTCACCGGCGCCGCCGGCCAGATCGGCTACGCGCTGCTGTTCCGCATCGCGTCCGGCCAGCTTCTCGGTCAGGACAAGCCCGTCCGGCTGCGGCTGCTGGAGATCCCGCAGGCGGTGAAGGCGGCCGAGGGAACCGCCCTCGAACTCGAGGACGGCGCCTTCCCGCTGTTGGCGGGCATCGACATCTTCGACGACGCGAAGCAGGCGTTCGAGGGCACTAACGTGGCGCTGCTCGTCGGCGCCCGCCCGCGCACCAAGGGCATGGAGCGCGGCGACCTGCTTGAAGCCAACGGCGGCATCTTCAAGCCGCAGGGCGAGGCCATCAACGCGGGCGCCGCCGACGACGTGAAGGTTCTCGTGGTCGGCAACCCTGCCAACACCAACGCGCTCATCGCCAAGGCCCACGCCCCCGACGTCCCCGCGGAGCGCTTCACCGCGATGACCCGTCTCGACCACAACCGGGCCATCGCCCAGCTCGCCAAGAAGCTCGGCGTCCCGGTCACCGAGGTGAAGAAGATGACCATCTGGGGCAACCACTCCGCCACCCAGTACCCGGACATCTTCAACGCCGAGGTCAACGGCACCAGCGCCGCCGAGGCCGTCGGCGACCAGGCGTGGCTGGAGAACGAGTTCATCCCCAGGGTCGCCAAGCGCGGTGCCGAGATCATCGAGGCCAGGGGCGCGTCCTCGGCCGCCTCGGCGGCCAACGCCGCCATCGACCACATCTATAACTGGGTCAACGGCACCCCCGAGGGTGACTGGGTGTCCATGGGCGTCCCCTCCGACGGCTCCTACGGCGTTCCCGAGGGTCTGATCTCGTCGTTCCCCGTGGTCTGCCGCGACGGCTCCTACGAGATCGTGCAGGGCCTGGAGATCAACGACTTCTCCCGCGCCAAGATCGACGCCTCAGTGGCCGAACTCAGCGAGGAACGCGACGCCGTGCGCAAGCTCGGCCTCGTCTGA